One stretch of Rathayibacter festucae DSM 15932 DNA includes these proteins:
- a CDS encoding phosphoribosylaminoimidazolesuccinocarboxamide synthase gives MTRDDSPAFDPTAPLPGWQHAYSGKVRDLYTPDDSDPVLGADRMLVVASDRVSAFDTILEPGIPGKGELLTELSLWWFGQLADVPNHLVPGEIPEAVRGRAMLVKTLDMFPIECVVRGYLSGSGLKEYRATGAVSGVALPEGLNDGDVLPEPIYTPAWKAPQGEHDENISFERTVELVGEDAAEALRTLSLHVYREASAIALRSGVILADTKFEFGVDRATGVVTLGDEVLTSDSSRYWDAVDYDAGVRGQSFDKQIVRDWLADNWDGQGEPPRLPHEIVVRTAGRYRELIERLTR, from the coding sequence GTGACCCGCGACGACTCCCCGGCCTTCGACCCGACCGCCCCGCTGCCCGGCTGGCAGCACGCCTACTCCGGCAAGGTGCGCGACCTCTACACCCCCGACGACTCCGACCCGGTGCTCGGCGCCGACCGGATGCTGGTCGTCGCGAGCGACCGCGTCAGCGCCTTCGACACGATCCTCGAGCCCGGCATCCCCGGCAAGGGCGAGCTGCTGACCGAGCTGTCGCTGTGGTGGTTCGGCCAGCTGGCCGACGTGCCCAACCACCTCGTCCCGGGGGAGATCCCCGAGGCCGTGCGCGGCCGGGCGATGCTCGTGAAGACGCTCGACATGTTCCCGATCGAGTGCGTCGTGCGCGGCTACCTCTCCGGCAGCGGGCTCAAGGAGTACCGGGCGACCGGCGCCGTCTCCGGCGTCGCGCTCCCGGAGGGGCTGAACGACGGCGACGTCCTGCCCGAGCCGATCTACACTCCCGCCTGGAAGGCGCCGCAGGGCGAGCACGACGAGAACATCTCCTTCGAGCGCACCGTCGAGCTCGTCGGCGAGGACGCGGCGGAGGCGCTGCGCACCCTCTCGCTGCACGTCTACCGGGAGGCGTCCGCGATCGCGCTGCGCAGCGGCGTCATCCTGGCCGACACCAAGTTCGAGTTCGGCGTCGACCGCGCGACCGGCGTCGTCACCCTCGGCGACGAGGTGCTCACGAGCGACTCCTCGCGCTACTGGGACGCGGTCGACTACGACGCGGGCGTGCGCGGGCAGTCCTTCGACAAGCAGATCGTCCGGGACTGGCTCGCCGACAACTGGGACGGCCAGGGCGAGCCGCCCCGGCTCCCGCACGAGATCGTCGTCCGGACCGCCGGTCGCTACCGCGAGCTGATCGAGCGCCTCACCCGCTGA
- a CDS encoding MarR family winged helix-turn-helix transcriptional regulator, which translates to MDDRPDLFALLARLRTEERSYDARVERRLGIGATDLAALRLIGAGAGRDEIVRAVDLAGAIGLTTAAVSILVDRLSRAGYVDRVLDPSDGRGRILCLTDRAETALGETDERVYGEVRTLTDSVADTESVRFAAILEGLSGIFERGPQPAA; encoded by the coding sequence ATGGACGATCGACCGGATCTGTTCGCCCTGCTGGCCCGGCTGCGGACCGAGGAGCGGAGCTACGACGCGCGCGTCGAGCGCCGGCTCGGCATCGGCGCGACCGACCTCGCCGCCCTGCGTCTGATCGGCGCCGGGGCCGGGCGCGACGAGATCGTCCGCGCCGTCGATCTGGCCGGGGCGATCGGTCTGACGACGGCGGCCGTCTCGATCCTCGTCGACCGGCTCTCCCGCGCCGGCTACGTGGACCGCGTGCTCGATCCCTCCGACGGCCGCGGCCGGATCCTCTGCCTGACCGACCGGGCCGAGACGGCGCTCGGCGAGACCGACGAGCGGGTCTACGGCGAGGTCCGCACCCTCACCGACTCGGTCGCCGACACCGAGTCGGTGCGCTTCGCCGCGATCCTCGAGGGGCTCTCCGGGATCTTCGAGCGCGGACCGCAGCCCGCGGCCTGA
- a CDS encoding ATP-dependent DNA ligase: MGRLLYGAPPSAHRFEDRTLAHLQSVITARFRRGEGFLLTTADDDGRLSELWLHPSIATRYEYDAAGQHDLNPHWLRALTAASHGRIGLHVVPEPESAPDPRARRILA; this comes from the coding sequence ATGGGACGCCTGCTGTACGGGGCACCGCCGAGCGCGCACCGGTTCGAGGACCGCACCCTCGCGCACCTGCAGAGCGTGATCACCGCCCGGTTCCGCCGCGGCGAGGGCTTCCTGCTGACCACCGCGGACGACGACGGACGGCTGTCCGAGCTCTGGCTGCATCCCTCGATCGCCACCCGCTACGAGTACGACGCCGCGGGGCAGCACGACCTCAATCCGCACTGGCTGCGGGCGCTGACCGCGGCCTCGCACGGCCGGATCGGCCTGCACGTCGTCCCCGAGCCCGAGAGCGCTCCCGACCCCCGGGCCAGGAGGATCCTCGCGTGA